One genomic window of Roseobacter ponti includes the following:
- a CDS encoding M20/M25/M40 family metallo-hydrolase: protein MSSDAVLSRIDADLPQALERLKALLRIPSISTDPAYKADCDAAADWLVRDLQSMGIEAVKRPTPGHPMVVAHVDGPGPHLLFYGHYDVQPVDPIELWHNDPFDPQIEDTPKGRVIRGRGTADDKGQLMTFVEACRAWIAVHGSLPCKMTFFFEGEEESGSPSLVPFMKENAEELRADLALICDTGLFESRVPGIEVMLRGMLQEEITITGPDIDLHSGLFGGAAINPIRVLSRCIAALHDDTGRITIPGFYDGVPELSDEVRAQWQALDFDHAAFLGDVGLSHPAGEQDRTPLEMLWARPTCEVNGITGGYTGEGFKTVLPSRASCKISFRLVGTQDPLAIRQNLIAMIEGMLPPDCSVSFVNHGASPAFQIRQTDARFDTALAALTEEWGVPAAYTGSGGSIPIAGYFQDLLDTPPMLIGFGKDDDGLHSPNEKYDVESFHKGMRSWARILAAFTS from the coding sequence ATGTCTTCGGATGCTGTTCTGTCCCGTATCGATGCCGACCTTCCGCAGGCCCTTGAGCGGCTCAAAGCGCTGCTGCGCATCCCGTCCATCTCGACCGATCCGGCCTATAAGGCGGATTGCGACGCTGCTGCTGACTGGCTTGTCCGGGATCTGCAAAGCATGGGGATTGAAGCCGTAAAGCGCCCGACGCCCGGGCATCCGATGGTTGTGGCCCATGTGGACGGGCCAGGTCCGCACCTGCTGTTTTACGGTCATTACGACGTTCAACCTGTTGATCCGATTGAACTCTGGCACAACGACCCTTTCGATCCGCAGATCGAAGATACACCCAAAGGCCGGGTGATCCGTGGCCGCGGAACGGCAGATGACAAGGGCCAGCTGATGACTTTCGTCGAAGCCTGTCGAGCCTGGATTGCGGTTCACGGCAGCCTGCCCTGCAAAATGACGTTCTTTTTCGAGGGCGAAGAAGAAAGCGGCTCGCCCTCTCTGGTTCCGTTCATGAAAGAGAACGCAGAAGAGCTGCGGGCCGACCTGGCGCTGATCTGTGACACAGGCCTCTTTGAATCCCGGGTGCCTGGCATTGAGGTGATGCTGCGCGGCATGCTGCAGGAAGAGATCACCATCACAGGCCCGGACATCGATCTGCACTCAGGGCTGTTCGGCGGCGCCGCGATCAACCCGATCCGGGTGCTGAGCCGCTGTATTGCCGCGCTGCATGACGACACAGGCCGTATCACCATCCCCGGATTTTACGACGGTGTGCCCGAACTCAGCGACGAGGTGCGTGCACAGTGGCAGGCGCTTGACTTTGATCATGCGGCGTTTCTGGGAGATGTCGGGCTGTCGCATCCTGCCGGCGAACAGGACCGCACTCCGCTGGAGATGCTCTGGGCCCGCCCGACCTGCGAAGTGAACGGCATCACCGGCGGCTATACCGGCGAAGGGTTCAAGACGGTCCTGCCGTCCAGAGCATCGTGCAAAATCAGCTTCCGGCTTGTCGGCACGCAGGATCCGCTGGCAATCCGACAAAACCTGATTGCGATGATCGAGGGCATGCTGCCCCCGGACTGCAGCGTCAGCTTTGTCAATCATGGTGCGAGCCCCGCGTTTCAGATCAGGCAAACCGACGCCCGGTTCGATACCGCCCTTGCCGCTCTGACCGAGGAATGGGGCGTTCCTGCCGCCTATACCGGCAGCGGCGGTTCCATCCCGATCGCAGGTTACTTTCAGGACCTGCTGGACACACCGCCGATGCTTATCGGTTTCGGCAAAGACGATGACGGGCTGCATTCACCGAACGAAAAATATGACGTCGAAAGCTTTCACAAGGGTATGCGCAGCTGGGCACGCATCCTTGCTGCCTTCACCTCATGA
- a CDS encoding alpha/beta fold hydrolase: MTGHIKGFETRSILCGQTEICVATGGRTGPPVLLLHGFPQTHAMWHQVAPALAADYKVVAPDLRGYGASGKPGGTEPYSFRHMAADQVALMDALGHGQFHVVGHDRGGRVAHRLALDAPERVASLTVMDIVPTHLLLNQLTREVATAYYHWFFLAQPAPFPETLIGHDPDAYFESCLLGWGAAQLSDFNPGALAAYRHAWRNPETIRSMCADYRAALQVDFDLDAADLDRRVTCPSLVLFGAQGAMAQAYDVAATWADRLSDLSAQPVPGGHFFIDQNPAETLAALRPFLSRVG, translated from the coding sequence ATGACCGGGCATATCAAAGGATTTGAGACCCGCAGCATCCTGTGCGGCCAGACTGAAATCTGCGTCGCTACGGGCGGCAGGACCGGGCCCCCTGTCCTTCTGTTGCACGGCTTTCCTCAGACCCATGCGATGTGGCATCAGGTGGCGCCCGCGCTGGCTGCGGATTATAAGGTGGTCGCGCCTGATCTGCGCGGGTATGGCGCCAGCGGCAAGCCGGGCGGAACAGAGCCTTACAGCTTTCGGCACATGGCGGCGGATCAGGTTGCTCTGATGGACGCCCTGGGGCACGGGCAGTTTCACGTCGTCGGACATGACCGTGGCGGGCGGGTAGCGCACCGGCTGGCGCTTGATGCACCTGAGCGGGTCGCGAGCCTGACGGTGATGGATATCGTGCCCACGCACCTGCTACTTAATCAGCTGACGCGCGAAGTGGCTACAGCCTATTATCACTGGTTTTTCCTGGCGCAGCCGGCACCTTTTCCCGAAACTCTCATCGGCCATGACCCGGATGCCTATTTCGAGAGCTGTCTTCTGGGCTGGGGTGCCGCACAGCTGAGTGATTTCAATCCGGGCGCGCTCGCCGCATACCGGCACGCCTGGCGCAACCCGGAAACCATCCGCAGCATGTGTGCTGACTACCGTGCTGCCCTGCAGGTGGATTTTGACCTCGATGCGGCCGATCTCGACCGGCGGGTCACCTGCCCTTCCCTTGTGCTCTTCGGGGCGCAGGGCGCGATGGCGCAGGCTTATGATGTGGCGGCAACCTGGGCAGACCGGCTGTCGGATTTGAGCGCGCAACCGGTTCCGGGCGGACACTTTTTCATCGATCAGAACCCCGCAGAAACCCTCGCAGCACTCAGACCTTTTCTCTCACGCGTCGGTTGA